The following is a genomic window from Meiothermus sp. CFH 77666.
GTGGACGGCTACCTGGCCTGGCGGCGGGGGGTACAACTGTTTTTTCCAGGCAGTCCCACCTACAGCCAGGGCTGGGGCCTGATGGTCTTGCTGGCCGTGGCAGGCGGCCTGTGGCTGTGGCGCCTGGGAAACCCTTGGGGAGCTCTTCTAACGGGTGTGGCCCTGGGGTTCCATCTGTTGCTGTGGTTTTTGCTGGTTTACCGAGGAAACAAGTGAGCCAAGCTGGAATAGCTCTACCGATCCAAATACCACAGGTCGTATACAGTGCTTTTCGCAGATGTGGCCGCCCACGAAAACGAGAATACGCCTGGCCCCAGACGCGGATTACACACCCAAGCGTGGGCCGGGCCCGGCCCACGCTTGGGTTTTGAGTTTCGGTGGATATATTGAAAGAAAAAACCAAGGGGATCTACGGCAATAGAAGCGCTTCCATCCTGCGCCCAGGTGGGATAGACTGGCCTTACTATGCAAATCGAACGTTCGTTTGGGATTCTGCTTCACCCCACCAGCTTTCCGGGCCGGTGGGGGATGGGGGCTTTGGGCCGCGAGGCCAAGCGGTTTATAGACTGGCTGGCTTCCACTGGCGCTAAGTGGTGGCAGGTATTGCCGCTAGGCCCTACCAGCTACGGCGACTCGCCCTACCAGTCCTTCTCGGCCTTTGCCGGAAACCCCTACCTGATAGACCCGGAAATGCTCATCGAAAAGGGCTGGCTGGAAAATACCGAGGAACCCCCGCAGTACCCCGCCGATAGCGTGAACTACGGCTGGCTCTACGAGACCCGCTGGCCCCTCCTGAGGCGGGCCTTCACCGGGTTCCAGGCCAGGGGTTCTGCGCAGGATAAAGCGCTTCTGGAGGCTTTTATTCAGGCCGAACAAGCCTGGCTGGAAGACTTTGTGCTCTTCATGGCGCTCAAGACCCGCTTTGGCGGCAAGCCCTGGAACGAGTGGAGCCCCGAGCTGCGCGACCGCAAACCGGCAGCCCTGGCCAAAGCCCGCGAAGAGCTGGCCTACGAGGTGGCCCTGCACGAGTGGATTCAGTGGTTGTTTTACACCGAGTGGGGCAAGACCAAAGCCTACGCCGAGTCGAAGGGCATTCGGATTATTGGGGACATGCCCATCTTTGTGGCCTTCGACTCCTCGGACGTGTGGGCTAACCCGCAGTACTTTTACCTCGATGCCGATGGCAACCCTACCGTGGTGGCGGGTGTTCCGCCCGACTACTTTTCCGAGACCGGCCAGCTCTGGGGTAACCCGCTCTACCGTTGGGAGGTGATGGAGGAAGAGCACTTTGCCTGGTGGGTTTCGCGTATTCGGCAGTCGCTCAAGCAATGCCACCTGGTACGCATTGACCACTTTCGGGGCTTTGAGGCCTACTGGGAAATCCCTTTTGGCATGCCCAACGCCATCCAGGGCCGGTGGGTCAAGGCGCCGGGTGAAAAACTCTTTAAAGCGGTGCGGGCGGCGCTGGGGGATGCGCCGATTATTGCCGAAGACCTGGGGGTCATCACGCCCGAGGTGGAGGCCCTGCGCGATGGGTTTGGCTTTCCCGGCATGAAGATTCTCCAGTTCGCTTTTTCCGACGATACCAACGTCTTCCTGCCGCACAACTACCCCAAGCATGGCAACGTGATTGTGTACAGCGGCACCCACGATAACGACACCAGCCTGGGGTGGTTCCGCACTGCGCCCGAGGCCGAACGCACCTTCATGCGCGACTACTTGGCCCGTTACGATATCCGCTGCCTGTCGGAATACGAAGTGGCGGGCGCCTTGATCGAGCTGGCCTTCAAAAGCCCGGCCAAGCTGGCGGTAGCGCCCCTGCAAGACGTGCTGGGGCTGGGCCCCGAGGCCCGCATGAACTATCCCGGCAGGCTGGGGGGTAACTGGTCGTGGCGCTACAGCCAAGAGGCCCTCGAGCCCGGCCTGGCCGCCGGATTGCGGGCGCTGGCCGAAGCGAACCGGCGGGCCTAGCGGAGGTTCTGATGAAGATTGCGGGGGTGCTCGAGACCTGCCTGTACGCGCCCGACCTGGATGCCGCCAGGGGCTTCTACCAGGGGTTGCTGGGCCTCGAGCTCTTTGCCGAGCAGCCGGGGCGGCACCTGTTTTTTCGCGCAGGGCCGGGGGTCTTTCTGGTGTTCAACCCCGAAGCCACCCAGCAAGAAACCGTCTTGCCGCCGCATGGCGCACAGGGCAGCGTGCATGTGTGCTTCAGGGTACCCGCAGAGGAACTGCCAGACTGGGCGGCGCGGCTCGAGGCCCACGGCTACCCGGTTTTCTGGGCCGAGTGGAAAGCGGGCCGGAGCTTGTACGTCTACGACCCCGCTGGCAACCTGGTTGAGCTGGCCTCGGCGGCGATATGGGGCTTAGCAGATAGCTGATGGCCTATGGCCGATAGCTGATAGTCCGTTCAAATGAACGGTTTTACACAGTCAAACCATTTTTGCTTCGACACTGTGCACATCATAGGAGGTGGAAGGTAGGGAATAGGGGGTAGGGGATTATCAACCACCACCTACCTCCCGCCACCCACCCCCACCTCGTGCGTTGCCTAAAGTTGGTTATACGCCTAAAGCCGACATCAAATGCCCATTACCTGATGAGGGGTGGCAATCAGGTCTACGGTGCGCTCTGGCGGGCAGGGGAGGTGCTCAAACACCATCAGGGTATGGGCCAGGGTGGCCCAGGGGGCGGCCACTTGCAGACCCTTGTAGGGAAAGCCATAGCCCTTGCCGATCCAGTTGCGCTGTTCGTCCACGGCTACACTGCCTACCAGAACCAGGTCAATGGCGGTTTGCTGGAGTTCGACGGGTTTGCCCAGTTGGGCGATTTCCCGCACCCGTTTGAGCTGGTGGGGTAGGAGGCCCTCCAAGCTCAGGTACTTTCCGGCTTTGTCCGGGTGCGGCATCAGGACGATTTTTCCAGACTTTAGGGCGGCCTCTCGTAAGGGTTTGAGCACCTGGTCGGGGCCGGCCAGCACTACCGTAGCCAGTTGCCATAGCTTCAAAGCCATCAGGCGTTCGGCAGCCCGACTGGCCCCCACAAAATTGGGGTGGTGTCCGTGGGGTGGGGTGGGGTAGGTAGCAGCCCGGTGCTGTGCCAGGGCGCTCCAGACCATTTCGCGCACTTCACCTTGCGTCACGCTGGCAGTTTATCGTATGGCGATTCATGGCTGGCCGGTGAGCAAGAGGCGCAGAAATGTGGCATCCGAAAAGGCCGTTCTGCGCCCCGCAAGGCTTTCTACAATACCCTCGGCCTGGCGTACCACCACCAGCCTGAGCTTGCGGCTGATGTAGAGCCGTTGGTCGCCGGCTCCTGCCGCAACCGCCAGGTCGTCGGGCAGACCAGGGGAGCCTGCCAGTGTGTCTATGTCCTGCCCTACACGGCCAATGGCGGCCCGCTCTGCCGGGCTGATGGGGCGGCCCAGCCACCAGGTCAGGCCGTAGATGGGGTTGACCCTCGAGGGCTCAAAGCACTTTTCCAGGAGCGCGGTGTCCACCACGCGCTGCCCCTGCCAGACCCCTTCGTTTCGCACCAGCTCCCCAAAGCGGGCCCAGTTGCGGGCGGTCAGGAAGGCCCCGGAGGGCAGGTGGGGGTTGCCGTCGGAACCCCGGCGCCAGAAGGCGTACTCGAGGCCAATCGGCTCGAACAGGCGGCGCTGCAGGTACTGAAGTGGGTCGCCCTTCAGTTTTCGGCGCATCAGCTCGCCAAAAATCTGGAAGGGAATGGGGCCATACGAAAACCGCGTGTCCGGGGGCGCCTCGGCAGGGGTCAGGATGGCGGCCTGGTAGGTGGGGGGGCGGGCCAGGGTGCCGCCCGGAATGCCGCTGGTCAGGTGCAAAAGCTGGCGCAGGGTGATTTGTGAACGCAGGGGGTCGCCCTGCCACTCGGTCAGGGTCTGGGCCAGGGGCTCGTCCAGCGAGAGGAGTCCGTCCTGTGCGGCAGCCACGGCCATCACCCCACAAAAGCTCTTGGTACCGCTGGCCAGCTCGTGGGCGCGGGTGGGGCTACCCCTGCCAGGGTAATCCTCAAACACAATCTGGCCGTCTACCATCACCAGAAGGGAAATGCCTCGGTTCTGGGCGGAGTAGGTAGCGGCTAGCTTGTGGAAGGCAGGGTTGGCAGGATTGGGCGCGGTTTGTGCAAAGCCTCTGGTGCCGCTTAGCAAGGCGGCCAGCCCCTTGAGAACGGTGCGTCGGTGCATGACCAGAGCCTAGTCTTCCAGGCTGAAGTTTAGCTGAAGTGAAGGGGTTTGAGTTCGGGTAGTTTATGCAGGTGTTCCCGGAAGGCCTCGAGGGTGGCTTTGCGCTCGGCCTCGCTCATTTCACCCGGCCCGTAGGCAATAAAGGGGGGCAGCACTTCCAGGCCACAGTAGGCCAGAATGCCGTAGTGGATGGGCTCGAGTACCCGCATGAGGTCGCGCTGGGGCGCTTGACGGTAATAGTCCTCGCGGGCTCCTACGGTCAGGCTCAGCATGGCCTTTTTACCCCGCAGCAGACCATTTTCAAAAGAATGCTCGTCGTCGTAGGCAAAGCCAAAGGCAAACACCCGGTCTATCCAGCCTTTCATGATGGCAGGCATCCCGTACCACCAGTCGGGAAACTGGAAGAGCAACAGATCGGCGCGGCGAACCTTGTCTATTTCCGGCTGGATTTCACTCAGGTCGCCCTGGAGCTCCCGCGCACTCAGCACGGGGTTGAAGCGCATGGTGTAGAGATCCGAGAGCAAAATGCTGTGCCCTGAGCGGCTCAGGGTGCGGACAGCCACGTCGCGTAGGGCTGCATTGAAGGAATTGGGGTTGGGGTGGGCATGGATGATCAATACGTTCATCGGCTCAAAGCCTACGGCCAAAAGCCCCAAAGCTGCAACGGGATGGTTTATACCAGCTTCACCTGAACACTCAACTTTTGATAAATCCCCACACTCGGCGGGCCGAAAGCCGAAAGCTCAAAGCCAAAGGCTCGACCAGGGGTGTGTAGGTCTTTGAGATGGCTGGCCTGTGCGGTGTGTTTGAATAAAAATAGCAGCACCCTTTACATGGGTGGCCGCCCGCGAAAACAAAAATCCGTCTCGGCCCAGACGCATATTACGCACCCAGGCGTGGGTCGGGCCCGGCCCACAGGTGCTTGGATTTCGAGTTTTCAGGCGGCTACTTCGTGAGATGCGCTCTATCGGTACAGCTCTCTGGCAATGACCAGCTTTTGAATCTCGCTGGTGCCCTCGTAAATTTCAGTAATCTTGGCATCGCGGTAGTAGCGCTCTACACGGTACTCACGGTGGTAGCCATAGCCGCCCAGAATTTGGACAGCCTCGCGGGTCACGCCCACCGCTACGTCCGAAGCGAATAGTTTGGCGGTGGAGGCCTCGAGGGTAAACTTTTCGCCCCGGTCTTTCCTGGCGGCAGCTTCCAGAACCAGCGCCCGCGCAGCGGCAATGCGG
Proteins encoded in this region:
- a CDS encoding serine hydrolase, whose product is MHRRTVLKGLAALLSGTRGFAQTAPNPANPAFHKLAATYSAQNRGISLLVMVDGQIVFEDYPGRGSPTRAHELASGTKSFCGVMAVAAAQDGLLSLDEPLAQTLTEWQGDPLRSQITLRQLLHLTSGIPGGTLARPPTYQAAILTPAEAPPDTRFSYGPIPFQIFGELMRRKLKGDPLQYLQRRLFEPIGLEYAFWRRGSDGNPHLPSGAFLTARNWARFGELVRNEGVWQGQRVVDTALLEKCFEPSRVNPIYGLTWWLGRPISPAERAAIGRVGQDIDTLAGSPGLPDDLAVAAGAGDQRLYISRKLRLVVVRQAEGIVESLAGRRTAFSDATFLRLLLTGQP
- a CDS encoding 5-formyltetrahydrofolate cyclo-ligase, which gives rise to MTQGEVREMVWSALAQHRAATYPTPPHGHHPNFVGASRAAERLMALKLWQLATVVLAGPDQVLKPLREAALKSGKIVLMPHPDKAGKYLSLEGLLPHQLKRVREIAQLGKPVELQQTAIDLVLVGSVAVDEQRNWIGKGYGFPYKGLQVAAPWATLAHTLMVFEHLPCPPERTVDLIATPHQVMGI
- the malQ gene encoding 4-alpha-glucanotransferase; translated protein: MQIERSFGILLHPTSFPGRWGMGALGREAKRFIDWLASTGAKWWQVLPLGPTSYGDSPYQSFSAFAGNPYLIDPEMLIEKGWLENTEEPPQYPADSVNYGWLYETRWPLLRRAFTGFQARGSAQDKALLEAFIQAEQAWLEDFVLFMALKTRFGGKPWNEWSPELRDRKPAALAKAREELAYEVALHEWIQWLFYTEWGKTKAYAESKGIRIIGDMPIFVAFDSSDVWANPQYFYLDADGNPTVVAGVPPDYFSETGQLWGNPLYRWEVMEEEHFAWWVSRIRQSLKQCHLVRIDHFRGFEAYWEIPFGMPNAIQGRWVKAPGEKLFKAVRAALGDAPIIAEDLGVITPEVEALRDGFGFPGMKILQFAFSDDTNVFLPHNYPKHGNVIVYSGTHDNDTSLGWFRTAPEAERTFMRDYLARYDIRCLSEYEVAGALIELAFKSPAKLAVAPLQDVLGLGPEARMNYPGRLGGNWSWRYSQEALEPGLAAGLRALAEANRRA
- a CDS encoding NAD(P)H-dependent oxidoreductase, yielding MNVLIIHAHPNPNSFNAALRDVAVRTLSRSGHSILLSDLYTMRFNPVLSARELQGDLSEIQPEIDKVRRADLLLFQFPDWWYGMPAIMKGWIDRVFAFGFAYDDEHSFENGLLRGKKAMLSLTVGAREDYYRQAPQRDLMRVLEPIHYGILAYCGLEVLPPFIAYGPGEMSEAERKATLEAFREHLHKLPELKPLHFS
- a CDS encoding VOC family protein; the encoded protein is MKIAGVLETCLYAPDLDAARGFYQGLLGLELFAEQPGRHLFFRAGPGVFLVFNPEATQQETVLPPHGAQGSVHVCFRVPAEELPDWAARLEAHGYPVFWAEWKAGRSLYVYDPAGNLVELASAAIWGLADS